AAAATACAAAGCTGAAAAGCCAAGAAGAAAAAAGTACCCAAAGAAGCTAAAAGATTGACTTTATTATGAGTTGTTCATATTATTAAACTAAATAGATTAGTTTGTTTAGGAGGGTTCCTATGGGGTATTACTTAATTTACTTCGCTATACTCATTATTGTTCCTTTATGGGCTCAACTCCGTGTAAAGGGTGCTTACAACAAGTATTCTAAAGTTGCTTCTTCCTCTTATTTAACAGGCCAAGAAGTAGCGAGAAGAATATTAGATGATAACGGTTTATACGATGTTCAGGTTCAAGAAACTAGAGGTCATCTAACTGACCATTATGATCCTAGATCGAAGACAGTACGCCTTTCATCAGCCAATTTCCACGGCCGTTCAGTGGCTGCAGCAGCTATTGCAGCTCATGAGGTAGGTCATGCAATTCAGGACCAGCAAGAATATGCTTTTTTGCGTTTCCGCCATGCTCTTGTTCCTGTTGCCAGCTTAGGATCTAACTTCTCTTGGATTCTAATTTTAGCTGGTATGTTAATGGGAGCAGCTAATTTGCTCTTACTAGGTATTATATTTATGGCAGCTGCGGTTGTATTTCAAGTTGTCACACTTCCAGTTGAGTTTAACGCATCTAACCGTGCGATGAACCAAGTTGTACAACTAGGAATTATCCGTAATGATGAAGAAAGAGAAACAAAAAAAGTACTAAATGCAGCAGCATTAACCTATGTTGCAGCAGCTGCTGTGGCAGTTCTAGAACTATTAAGATTTGTTCTAATGTTCATTGGAATGAATAACGACGATTAAAAAAGCCAAAAGGTCATGATGGGGATTACCCACCATGACCTTTTTATCTTTCCAATGGTAACTTGTTTTCATCAAGTGTAAAGCCTTCGCCTAAGACATCGTGAACAAAAGTAACTGAAACAAATGCATGTGGATCAATAGACTGGATAATACTTTTTAAACGTATGATTTCATTTTTCGCTACTACACAATAGAGAACATCTCTTTTTTGCTTTGTAAAGGATCCATGCCCACTTAGTACCGTGACTCCTCGGTCCATATGTTCCATAATCTTCTCTGCAATTTCTTCATGCTTCTCTGATATAATCATCGCAC
Above is a window of Bacillus carboniphilus DNA encoding:
- a CDS encoding zinc metallopeptidase, coding for MGYYLIYFAILIIVPLWAQLRVKGAYNKYSKVASSSYLTGQEVARRILDDNGLYDVQVQETRGHLTDHYDPRSKTVRLSSANFHGRSVAAAAIAAHEVGHAIQDQQEYAFLRFRHALVPVASLGSNFSWILILAGMLMGAANLLLLGIIFMAAAVVFQVVTLPVEFNASNRAMNQVVQLGIIRNDEERETKKVLNAAALTYVAAAAVAVLELLRFVLMFIGMNNDD